A single window of Desulfovibrio psychrotolerans DNA harbors:
- a CDS encoding PAS domain-containing protein, which translates to MYTALPTTGTPHGMPPSSADLLPWLLSVLLLMCLTATLALLRRAWRQTSSLRRELVRSGNEVRMTAEQLQAAFQTIPEGLVLVDCDARLLLWNSHAAAWADTDTQPHNGADFRTVFPSLPVSPAQLTQAMARMTPLHLPNCTVTLKGETHRTDLHIHPVSLAGGNAAFIRYTSRDSLWRLEQYMSGTGETNALLGAALHTVHAATNGVATVLQNSQNIRRRLAEPLPDNAEAARASGCTMDSVRAYCDRRGILRMLETMRTAGDSMAAAVEKLAAALEHSGNPSVTTEKAEDSVRLARRAAGRAVSEFALVAPGGDAEITVLAPQHEVTPIPENMAHMIRQALISLLLWHLAQGHRARAARADSGGKPDQAPVPRADPPRLNISVATENGMLTLKIHNPLISAEGETGRLLFRLCPSPESGTDDVPPPHSMPEQGLELDLALAYGLVVLRGSGTMQVEPHIRTGIVHTLHNPIPQLQAG; encoded by the coding sequence ATGTACACCGCTCTGCCCACCACGGGAACGCCCCACGGCATGCCCCCCTCTTCCGCAGACCTTCTCCCGTGGCTGCTCTCTGTACTGCTGCTCATGTGCCTGACAGCCACCCTTGCCCTGCTCCGGCGGGCGTGGCGGCAGACCTCCTCACTGCGGCGCGAACTTGTCCGCAGCGGGAACGAGGTCCGCATGACGGCCGAGCAACTGCAGGCAGCCTTTCAAACCATACCGGAAGGCCTTGTTCTGGTGGACTGCGATGCCCGCCTGCTCCTGTGGAACAGTCACGCCGCCGCATGGGCAGACACGGATACCCAGCCCCATAACGGAGCGGATTTCCGCACGGTCTTCCCCTCCTTGCCCGTTTCCCCCGCACAGCTGACGCAGGCAATGGCCCGCATGACCCCGCTGCATCTGCCCAACTGTACCGTTACCCTGAAAGGGGAAACACACCGCACCGATCTGCACATTCATCCCGTCTCGCTGGCGGGCGGGAACGCCGCCTTTATCCGCTACACATCACGCGACTCCCTTTGGCGGCTGGAGCAGTACATGTCCGGCACGGGCGAGACAAACGCGCTGCTCGGCGCAGCACTGCACACGGTGCACGCCGCAACCAACGGCGTGGCAACTGTGTTGCAAAACAGCCAGAACATACGCAGAAGGCTCGCTGAACCGCTGCCGGACAATGCCGAAGCCGCGCGCGCCAGCGGCTGCACCATGGACTCCGTACGAGCCTACTGCGACCGCAGAGGCATTTTGCGCATGCTGGAAACCATGCGGACAGCGGGAGACAGCATGGCTGCTGCCGTGGAAAAGCTGGCCGCAGCACTGGAGCATTCGGGAAATCCCTCCGTCACCACAGAAAAGGCCGAGGACTCGGTACGGCTGGCACGCCGCGCGGCAGGGCGGGCTGTAAGTGAATTTGCGCTTGTGGCCCCCGGCGGCGATGCGGAGATTACCGTCCTTGCGCCGCAGCACGAGGTCACGCCCATACCGGAAAATATGGCGCATATGATCAGGCAGGCGCTCATAAGCCTGCTCCTGTGGCACCTTGCGCAGGGGCATAGGGCACGTGCAGCCCGGGCAGACTCAGGGGGAAAGCCCGATCAGGCCCCCGTCCCTCGCGCAGACCCGCCCAGACTGAACATATCCGTCGCAACGGAGAACGGGATGCTCACCCTGAAAATTCACAATCCGCTCATCTCCGCGGAGGGCGAAACCGGACGGCTTCTCTTCCGGCTATGCCCGTCTCCGGAAAGCGGAACAGATGACGTTCCGCCCCCGCACTCCATGCCGGAGCAAGGGCTGGAGCTGGACCTTGCCCTCGCCTACGGGCTTGTGGTGCTGCGGGGCAGCGGCACCATGCAGGTGGAGCCGCACATCCGCACAGGCATCGTCCACACCCTGCATAATCCCATTCCGCAGCTTCAGGCCGGATAA